In a genomic window of Ranitomeya imitator isolate aRanImi1 chromosome 5, aRanImi1.pri, whole genome shotgun sequence:
- the PAQR9 gene encoding membrane progestin receptor epsilon, whose protein sequence is MPPQPFSRDASSLLRWDEVPDDFVECFILSGYRRLHLTAQECLASIFQPTNETLNFWTHFIPLVLFASRFYQVIFLSAELPWHHPALLPLWCYASGVLLTFAMSCTAHVFSCRSLRLRAAFFFLDYASISYYGFASTLAYSYYLLPGLRLLDPAVMTPYLQSLGWHWVDYGVLMGLYGQLVLPVAFLLAVTCTVACCKSRSEDCSYPFAIRTFVFAMPLSMACPVMIESLLFDLGRRNPTLFVHFYRRYFWLLVAAFFNVSKIPERIQPGLFDIIGHSHQLFHIFTFLSIYDQMHYVEQGLERFLQAPHTSPTFQGTVGYLVLLIVCLAMVIRTYLKGLSSHKQD, encoded by the coding sequence ATGCCCCCGCAGCCGTTCTCCCGGGACGCGTCCTCCCTCCTGCGCTGGGACGAGGTGCCCGATGACTTCGTGGAGTGCTTCATCCTGTCCGGGTACCGGCGGCTGCACCTGACCGCGCAGGAGTGCCTGGCATCCATCTTCCAGCCCACCAACGAGACCCTGAACTTCTGGACGCACTTCATCCCGCTGGTGCTGTTCGCCAGCCGCTTCTACCAGGTGATCTTCCTGTCCGCGGAGCTGCCCTGGCACCACCCTGCGCTGCTGCCGCTCTGGTGCTACGCCTCGGGGGTGCTGCTGACATTTGCCATGAGCTGCACTGCCCATGTGTTCAGCTGCCGCTCCCTGCGCCTGCGTGCCGCCTTCTTCTTCCTGGACTATGCCTCCATCAGCTACTACGGCTTCGCCAGCACCCTGGCATACTCCTACTACCTGCTGCCCGGGCTGCGCCTGCTGGACCCGGCGGTGATGACCCCGTACCTGCAGAGCCTGGGCTGGCACTGGGTGGACTATGGCGTGCTGATGGGGCTGTACGGCCAGCTGGTGCTGCCGGTCGCCTTCCTGCTGGCAGTCACCTGTACGGTGGCATGCTGCAAGAGCAGATccgaggactgctcctaccccttcGCCATCCGCACCTTTGTCTTCGCCATGCCCCTCAGCATGGCCTGCCCGGTGATGATCGAGAGCCTGCTGTTTGACCTGGGCAGGAGGAACCCCACTCTGTTCGTGCACTTCTACCGGAGGTACTTCTGGCTGCTGGTGGCCGCCTTCTTCAATGTCAGCAAGATCCCGGAGAGGATCCAGCCGGGGCTGTTTGACATCATCGGGCACAGCCACCAGCTCTTCCACATCTTCACCTTCCTCAGTATTTATGACCAGATGCACTATGTGGAGCAGGGGCTGGAGCGCTTCCTCCAGGCTCCTCACACCTCACCCACCTTCCAGGGGACAGTAGGGTACTTGGTGCTGCTCATCGTCTGCCTGGCCATGGTAATAAGGACCTATCTGAAGGGACTGTCCAGCCACAAGCAGGACTGA